The Prionailurus bengalensis isolate Pbe53 chromosome E2, Fcat_Pben_1.1_paternal_pri, whole genome shotgun sequence region ggcaggcaggcaggcaggcaggaaggagacaGTGGGCAGTTAAACGGtgtattggttttattttctggaGGACGCGGCGGGGCCGGGGCTTCGGGGTGAGACCGAGAGTCCGGGAACGGGCAGGGGGCTGCAGGGCGACGCGGGGCCCTCACTCCCGCTTCCGCAGGTGGATGTAGATGACGCCGCTGGCCAGGGCGAGGGGGAAGGCCACCCAAGCCAGGGCGAAGCAGTAACCGAAGCTGCCCCCCGCCGGGCGCTCCGCCAGGATCTCCTCCGCGTGAATGGCGTAGATCAGCGCCCCCGTAAACACGGCCACGCCTGCGGGGAGACGGGAACCGGGTGGCACGCAGTACCCGCAAGAAGACTGCATTTCCCAACAACCCATGGGGCAAAGAAGCCTCGGGAAGGCCCGTGCGCAGCACCGCTGCCTTCTGGGAGCTGTGGTTCGCTGCCTCCGCGCCGTGCAACGACGCTACTGCAGATTGGCTTTGGGCAATTCAGTTCGTCTAGCTGGGTGCCCcttactcatccataaaatgggacgatagtatccatccatccatccatccatccatcccttcaaGGAATGTTTTTTTATGCCTTGCTACGAACTAAGCACGCAAATAGTGATTTAAGACGGCAGGGCCTTTGTAGGAACCTAAGAAGGTACGATTCCCGAAGCCGAGGACTATGATCACTTAGCTCTTTGCAGCCGAagtcaagaaaattgaaaagcaCGTAAACTCCCTTCTGAAGTGTCTGATACACGGTGGGTTATAAAACCACTACCATTATGATTCAGACTTCTCTCCTGGAGTATTACTTAGccactgcctctgccctcccATCCCTGGGATCTACATTATTTACCCACACCACCCTCCCCAGCTCTGGCTCCTTGAAGCTCTAAGTGTCAGTTTCCACATGACTCAGAGACACAGACTGCAAACCACGGAATCAGTGAAAACTACTGATTCCCTGGCAGAGAGGTAGCCCACAGAGGCACTTCAggtggcccctccctccccttcccttcctcgcctcccctcccctcccctccccttccccagggggCAATGCTCACTGGTGCAAAGCTGGCAGAGGCCAGTGGCATAGAATAGCCCCCCTCGCCGCATGGTGTAGAGCTGGAACATGAACAGGATGAAGGACAGACAGCAGAGGATGAGGGACAGCACCATGAGGACCTGGACCGCCTTCAGCCAGCCTGCAATaaggagagagaggtggaagTCACAGTAGGTTCCGGGGTTCCGGCTCCGTCCGCTCGCTCACCGCCCCATTGCGGGCCATACAAGTTTGGTGGCCACTTCTATTGACCTTGATTCCCGGAACTTTGCTGAGTCCCCTTATCAGTGCTCAAAGCTGCTTTGAAGAGTCTTTAGGCTTTTCTACATGAACACGTCCCCTGGGAATAgggacctctttttttttttttttaacgtttgccTCTCCCATCTttacaccttttatttcttttttcttgccctGTTGCGTTGGCTACCTCCAGGACAACACCGGAGAGCACCAGTGAGAACAGAAGTTCTGGCTTCGCTCTCTGGGGAAAAGCGTTTAATCTCTCACTTCCAAAAACTTAAAGGGGTACAGTGCCACTCCCTTCTAGCT contains the following coding sequences:
- the EMP3 gene encoding epithelial membrane protein 3, encoding MSLLLLVVSALHILILILLFVATLDKSWWTLPGKESLNLWYDCTWNNDNKTWACSNVSENGWLKAVQVLMVLSLILCCLSFILFMFQLYTMRRGGLFYATGLCQLCTSVAVFTGALIYAIHAEEILAERPAGGSFGYCFALAWVAFPLALASGVIYIHLRKRE